The proteins below come from a single Salvelinus alpinus chromosome 18, SLU_Salpinus.1, whole genome shotgun sequence genomic window:
- the LOC139543666 gene encoding growth arrest-specific protein 1-like — protein MASFAGFMKWTGRSTLYLCCAFVLFGCLCIASPTHGRRLICWQAIMKCHGESECHYAYDQYLYACAPVINGDRKKCPSHCISSLIQLNLTETGPSLEDCDCASDPVCRSTKRAIEPCLPRTSNMGCTEARRQCERDSQCSSAMRDYLFHCRKLFGGERCSDDCRRVIANMRNIPKAQQLDTCVCDGTERTICEYVKVSMKNFCFDSMDRYAGSGFSDSEDDSEDDYDEMEDYIYVENKSFSSRSACQGVVWTASVATILVLMNLI, from the coding sequence ATGGCAAGTTTTGCCGGGTTTATGAAGTGGACTGGGAGATCAACATTGTATTTATGCTGCGCGTTTGTCCTGTTCGGCTGTCTCTGCATCGCGTCCCCTACTCATGGTCGTCGGCTCATCTGTTGGCAAGCCATCATGAAGTGTCATGGAGAGTCTGAGTGCCACTACGCATATGACCAATACCTTTACGCCTGTGCGCCTGTTATCAACGGGGATAGGAAGAAGTGTCCCAGCCACTGCATCTCGTCCCTTATCCAGCTGAATCTAACCGAGACCGGCCCGTCTCTGGAGGACTGTGACTGCGCCTCGGACCCCGTCTGCCGGAGCACCAAACGCGCCATAGAGCCGTGCCTGCCTCGGACAAGCAACATGGGCTGCACCGAAGCCCGGCGGCAATGCGAGAGAGACTCCCAATGCAGTTCGGCAATGCGCGACTATTTGTTTCACTGCCGTAAACTTTTCGGAGGGGAGCGATGTTCGGACGACTGCAGGAGGGTGATTGCCAACATGCGCAATATACCCAAAGCACAACAACTTGATACTTGTGTTTGTGATGGCACAGAGAGGACCATATGCGAGTACGTCAAAGTTAGTATGAAAAACTTTTGCTTTGACTCTATGGACAGATACGCGGGCAGCGGGTTTTCTGATTCAGAGGACGACTCTGAAGATGATTATGACGAGATGGAGGATTATATATATGTGGAAAACAAAAGTTTTTCATCCAGATCCGCCTGTCAGGGTGTTGTATGGACTGCCTCTGTGGCCACCATTTTGGTTCTAATGAATCTTATCTGA